The Branchiostoma floridae strain S238N-H82 chromosome 7, Bfl_VNyyK, whole genome shotgun sequence region TATTGTTGCTCGCAATTCTGTTAACAAGGCCATTACTGGCAGGTTTGAGAGATGCTATATGGATGAAGTTGTCATCTACTACCTGTCACCAGAAATGGAAATTACATCGATAACAATCAAAAACCCTTCGTCGGATCTGACATCCTGGCTTACTAACATGATGAAAGTGTCCGATGATGAGTTTTTGTATACATGGCCAAGAATGAGATCAATGCGGGACAGTGGATGGAAACGAATATGGAAATGTTGTTAGATTACTTAGATTAGAATAGCCTAGTTCCCCCCTCCCCGTACGAATGGAACAGTCGAGCTTGGAATGGGAGGTTGAGGAATACACACATGGGACTgagatgtgtgtgtgagtgtctttATTATATCCCTAAGTGAAAGGGACTAAGAGTCAGCTTAACAATGGTAGCAGAGGGTGCAACTCTAGACATTTAGAGTCGACGATCCGGGTCTCTGGTTTCGACGGTGCCCGATTTCTCGGACGTTTTCTGTGTATTGGCTTGGAGGGCGACCTGAgatttccaagatggcgacgtGTGAACGGCTCGATGCACAGGGAGTGGTCAAACGTGGCAGGTGTTTGGATTCGTGGAAGCCAGGAAAGCGGGGCAAGGAGAACTAGGGTGTAACCCGAAAATAGCAGTGCGGAAGGAGAGACTGAGTTCCAGAGGATTTCTGGGAGGACATGGAGGACCCTATTCAGAAGACTTGAGTGTGGACAGTTGTGAGAGGAACTTTCCAGGATCGTGTAGCCTGCAGGACCGGCCATCGTGTGCGGGTTCGGTGATTGTCGGCGGGGAGGATTCTACTCGAGGGGCTTCTATTATACATATGTGGCCTTCTAGCTGTATGCAGTGGGTTTTGAAATTATTTCCGGTGACCCAATTcctttgttctgtgtgtttacTTTAGTGTGTTTTGAGAAGACAGTGTCTCAGCACATCTGTTTCATATATTACTATTCTGCTGGAAAGGATGGGGACCATTCAGCTTGTATCAGGGGTGGTTGTTAGCTTGTAGCACCATCTGGTTTAGTTTACGAGTACAGTATATATGGGACGACTATGGGAGTCACCGAGAACAGTTAATGACAGAAGTGATCGCAGAAGAGAACGACAAGACGTAAGAAGTCCACATTGTTGATATGTGTTGTACTAGACTTGGTAAGAAGTCAACATGATTGATATGTGTTGTACTAGACTTGGTAAGAAGTCAACATGATTGATATGTGTTGTACTAGACTTGGTAAGAAGTCCACATGATTGAGATGTGTTGTACTAGACTTGGTAAGAAGTCCACATGATTGAGATGTGTTGTACTAGACTTGGCAAGAAGTCCACATGATTGAGATGTGTTGTACTAGACTTGGTAAGAAGTCCACATGATTGAGATGTGTTGTACTAGACTTGGTAAGAAGTCCACATTGTTGATATGTGTTGTACTAGACTTGGTAAGAAGTCCACATTGTTGATATGTGTTGTACTAGACTTGGTAAGAAGTCCACATTATTGAAATGTTGCTGTTGACTTGGTAAGAAGTCCACATGattgaaatgttgttgttgacttggTCAGAAGTCCACATTATTGACAAGTGTTGTAGTTAACTTGGTAAGAAGTCTACATTAGTTGCGTTACCATAAGGACATTTTAAGTCATACGGCCAGTAAAAAGAAAGGACATAGGGGAAGTTTGATGAGTATTACACTGTTCTAAAGTTATCTATATAAGGGAAGTTTGACGAGTATTACACTGTTATGAAGATCTGATAAGTATTACACTGTCTAGTTTCTGTAGAACGCAGCTCATCAGTTTATGTAACCTTTTAGTCATGCAACCTTGATAGTTTTAAATATAGCTCTGTATATTCTGTTACTGAAGTTCTTTAGACAATGGTGTAAATTTCTGGTAGATTTCAATGTTTCAACTTATGTGACGTTATctagaatagaaaagaaaaaaggggGAATGTTAGATTACTTAGATTAGAATAGCCTAGTTCCCCCCTCCCCGTACGAATGGAACAGTCGAGCTTGGAATGGGAGGTTGAGGAATACACGTGGGACTgagatgtgtgtgtgagtgtctttATTATATCCCTAAGTGAAAGGGACTAAAGTCAGCTTAACAAATGTATCAATCAGTTTTTCTATGAAGATCTAATATTTGACCCGTGAAAGGAACAATAGACTCTACAAAATGTTACTGTGTATACAGGTTCATTGCACTGGAAATCGCTCTAAGCACAATGGACTACAACTTGCCTTGCCATCTTAATTTGAAGACTGTAGCGCAACCATTTTTACTAAGATGAAGCATGCCATATTAATAACCAGGGACTTCATCTTAACTAGAATTGATAGGGTGATGTGTTGTAAATAGTAGTTTTGATTGAGCAAATTTCGTAATTTCACGACACAGCCACACAAAAGAGGAACATTGCACTGGGGAAATTGCTTCAAGCTCTGGGGAAAGGACATATTAGAGGTCTGTAAAATATTGCGATTTCGATTTTGCCCTCAATGAGATGTATATAAATAACGCTGAATATGTCAACTACGTCTATGGAAATAAAGACTGCGTGGTGATATTCAGTTTGCTTGAAAGCGTCATTTATGAAAACTATCGGGTTTCTAACTACGTTTCCTTTCTGTCCTTCATTGACTGATTTTCTTTAAATTGCTGGTTCTGGTTGCCCCTTTTCTGACTACCGTGCTGGATGATTGTCGGAATAGCTGCTAAGCTGGGCAGTCAGAGAAACGTGAGACCATTCAACCTCAACATCGTGGGCACTTCATACcttgtttagcaccaaggacttATCTTTGTGTTGGTGGTGTTCAGCGCCAAGGACAGATGTgattacctgtgtgtggatggtgttcagttttgttacttttctgtttACTAATTGTACAAGTTTTGTtacttatgttttgtttttattgtttatgaattgtaggactccaggaagaatagtgatactatatttagtatcactaatggatattccaataaaacaaacaaagcagggacaggtgtatttacctgtgtgcggatggtgttcagcaccagtgacGGGTATTTATGGTTGGGTGAAATTGAATGTGGTGTCCCTTTTCCGACTTCTTTTTGCCGCGCATTAGAATCAGTCTTGTGGTGTCCATTAAACAAAGTTACCATGCCTCCCTCGTTTGTAGTCCTGACATCAAGAGCAATAGAGATGAATTCGTAATGCAAGTGATTGTTATAAGGACTGGATATTTCAATTGGCCGGACATTAGAAAAGCATGCTATTTGCGTTAGAGTATAGCTTGATTACAGGCATTTCTATCATAGCTTACGAACGTCAAGGGATTGTCAGCCCGCATGTTGTTATTCACATGATGACATAGTctataggtttttttttttaaatttattcttGGAAAcggctgaaaattgatgcgtgcgtggatgtcatccatataatgaaatcaacatggccttatgcaTTATTTTATTTAGCAGAGATTGACCACCAGGCCTCTGCAATGAAGCTACATGCTATGTTTGTTAGGTTTTCAATTATAAGAGctatgttatatatatagaatacaacacggtgtattccgtatcacccgaggtggccggagggcgatccgacccgcgggagggctgggttcactgttttgatgcgaaatgcgccaaaagttgaacaaatttggtgccctcaaacaaaaagtgttgcaacagcaatgttccaacgtccgaatcaggtattcacacTCGGTCCGTTCGAAATGgtttgatttactcgaagaaagcctgtgtgatacgcctttcgaacctgtgcaatacggaagttatggcccggtccggaacacccgtatcgtacgttttcgcgtcacaggtatgacataatttcTGTTATAATTAACTCTGTACGGGTAGGACCAAGGCACTATTTCTCTCAAGGTGTGTATGCTTATGCCAAGAAGGGGTTAGCGAATAGAAACAATCCTATGACGTTGACTAAGCTGTTGGGCTGAGGAcatctttaccttgaatctttaccttgaaccacagccagtCGATACCCGTGCGGGTAATAAGGCTGTCCTAGTTGTGGCGGTGGTGGCATCAGTAAGAGAAGTGGTACTCATGTCTGTCTGGGTGCAGTCCCCATTCCTGCCCCAGTCTTGTCTTGAACTCTTTCACTGACTTGCTATTGACTGTGAGAGTTTATTCCATGCTGGGGTAACTCGTGTGGGAAAGAAGTGTGCCCTCGGGCCAGTAGCTTTTTGGATTTGATACTTATACTGGTGCCCTCGTGTGTTTGATGCCAAGCTTGGTGTAAACATGGCTCTCCCGCATAGGTTGCAGTGGTTATTCACTCTAACTGTGTCAAGCCCGTGTGTAATCTTAAACAGCTGGATTATGTCAGATCTCTGTCTTCTGTAGTGTAACGTGGGTAACTCCAGCGCTTTTAGCCTTTCTGGGTACGTGAGATGGGATATACTTTTCACCAGTTTTGTTGCTCGTTGTTGCACTCTTTCCACTGTGTCTCTGTCTCTTTTGGTCTTGGGGGACCATATTGTTGTTGCATATTCTAAGTGCGGTCGCACTAGGCTCTTGTACAGAAGTAAAAAGGATTCTCTTTCAATATGTGCAAAGGTGTGCTTGATCAGACCAAGAACTCTGTTCGCCTTGTTCGCTTGCACTTGCACTTGCACATCGAACGGCCAacaaactttgaacttttaaTGTGGACCTTGAACAGTCACCCGTTTTTCACGAGATAAGTTAGTACTGCGCAAAACGGATGCGTGTAAACGCTTGCTGACTGCGTTTTTTTGGGAAAAATAGCTGCAGTCGCTACCTGGATGGCTGAGTCCGCCCAGGAGATTTTGCAGATCTCTGGGCTGAATGCACAAACCTGCCTTGTCTTTTGTGTGGCCTTTCTACTAGCAAATGTACTGTTGAAGCGTCCCAAAAAACTGCCTCCTTACCCGGCAGGACGAGTGCCCGTTCTCGGGCACCTCCTCGCCTTGGGCCGGGCGCCTCACCTACAGCTGACGGTGTGGAGGCGGCAGTACGGGGACGTCTTCACCGTCAGGATGGGGATGGAAGATGTGGTGGTTCTGAACGGCTACACTGCCGTCAAGGACGCGCTCGTGGACAGGTCCGAGCTGTTCGCCTCCAGGCCGCAAAACTACCTTCTTGATACGATTGTCGGTTGCGGAAAAGGTAATGTGAACAGTTCGTTCCCTATTCATTTTCCCGAGGggcaaagtttgtttctttctgtcttgATATTCAACAAAGCAGTCACACATACGATGGCAACCTGAATGCCGTTgtttttgtatttaaaaaagcacaggcatatatacatataatacataGACAGTTACGTAGATAAACATACCCCTCCTGACATAAGGTACCCATCATTACATACTAGCGTCTACAGTCTTGTTGTTGACATTGATTGCTTTATGGAAAAGAGAGTTCCGAAGTCTTTTTGTTctggcaggggggggggggatggaaATAGTTTGTTTCCCAGTGCCGTGAGCAGGGGTCGCGGTGTCGCCAACGAACCCCGATGTGCCggttgcaagcgcgacgttttttgaaaagttaaaagatAACGCAAAtggctgtgacgtcacagtGCCACACCATGCCCCACTATGCCCTCACCATGCCCCCAACGTACAGCGGACTTTAGCACCAGTATATAGGCAGCAATGGGCATGAACTAAATGCGAATGTACCAAAAACAGGCGCCATTTCTGCTATCAAAGGAACGATGTCAGtttgaagatacatgtacatgtacatggtactagtatacatgtatggtgggcCTCCTTGGAAACCAACTCTCAAAAGTTGAAGGGGTTGTCCACCCGTCTTAAGATGAAATGAATAAagtagagttcggcgacctcattcctccatgaaatatttagtgtttttgtagattttaggTATGATGATGTTAATCTTTGACTAACttgcacatgtcacaagtatagaATTCACACTATTTATCATTAAGCTTGTcttttgcattgattatgcaaatcagtccctcatttgcatgtgtagtatctgtttatgttccacctgTCATGAATTACACGTGTTACACTTGTTGAAGTCCAGGTATGGAAAATAATAGAATAATATATTACAAATTATTTTTTCTCCAGACATCATGTCTGCACGCTGGGGAACTGCGGTGAAGCAGAGAAGGAGGTTTTCCATTACCGCCTTAAAGTCTCTGGGCATGAAGATTGGCACTGGCAGCATTGAAGAAAAAATCAAAGAGGAAGCGAGCTATCTTCGTAACAAGGTAAGACAAAATCAAGGGTATTTTTTTGCACGATCGGAAATGAAATTTCATATAGGCATGCCATCTTGGCGATATTCATACTTGTGATAAGAACACAGCCTTACATATGCACTAAATTGTTGTCACAGAAATAACAGCTGTTGTGACATTATATCAGATTGAATGTGCAGGCTATATGTATAACAAACAAAGCAAATTATGTACTACAATGATGTGTCATTAACCTTGGACGTGCTTTGAGTGCGCGAATGTTTCTCCCGGGAAAATGTACATCAATGCAAAAAACTGCATGCTTTCCTCGCATGAATAGTTTCTCGGGTTGaaacgtcactgaataaagagacattTTTCACAaaccttgctttatttccaccgacgtttcggtgaccgtctgtcacttgGCAATTCTGACTGATTCACATTCTGCTGCGGTAACAAACATCAAAGATTTCCATATCTATAGTTGACATATATTGAACTCTTcttaacgtttgttaccgcatccgtgagcagcgacacctattgctgcagtacatgtgaaccagtcagaggAAGGtcacagacggtcaccaaaacgtcagtgaaaataaagcaaggaTGGTAAAAAAGGAGTCTCCTTATTATGCATCTTCAGATTGTAGAATATGATGGACAGGCCTTCGACATCTCAAACGACGTGAACGTTGCCGTCGCAAACATCATCTGCTCCATGGTGTTCGGGAAGCGCTACGACTACGGGGACAAGACGTTCCGAGAGCTCTCGGAGTCGGTCTCGAACGTCATAGCTGCAATGCAGGGACAGATCGTCACCGTCTTCCCTTTGCTTCGGTTTGTTCCTGGAGGTGAGTCATATTTAATCGTGTTTTCGGTGTTTAAATAgcatagaaaaaaaagtgtggaaattaaaattattgccatggcgacggttttattgtttacaagtatcaaagattgttgttattaatgggctttaatagtcgtattccattcgcctggcgattaatgttcagagagcattcctgtcaaaaggggttctcttgtgagtgaagggtgaactaataatgtaaatgcttctcatcgattttacgaaacagaccctcatttacataaatcatatcatctTCTCTAGCTTACCACAATGATATTAAAgcgttttctcattaattatgcaaattaggtctttattttgacTGAAAAATCGCCAtgcgcgaatacggaaaacactgctgtgcacacgtacaGGCCTATAcgcctttctcacgcggcggccatgatagatctaaaaagagttcaatgtggcaaacaaaaggctgtccatcataattagcagttcaaccaatgatagcctgccaattaggaaagcgaccaataagtgaatggctgcaaatccgtcaaaaatttgcattactatgtttttattttgcatctcttaagggactatggggtcagtcttcactactctaaattgctacatctttcggtgcataacacttcttgtaatatttattattctatcttgtatcatgaaaatttgtgtggtttggggggaaactaaatgggaccttgttttagaaataagttttgtctgtttgcctcattgacctcgtcttcgatctatcatggccgccgcgtgagaaaggtgtataccgCTATGTGacctgcgactggaaagcttacccgtggaggtaatggttcagtccggcatgatgcaactacgcacgcgcggactttggcattcctgacattcctgtacagtttttggaattctttgcaaacggtCGCTCACTATattattaggctcgcccatcaggcgtcgccaaaaacccCATGCAACCATGTATCTTAAGATCCATCTTtctttacatttacaactgtgagaagaagtcaaacctgtacatactagcactCATTGGACGTTGTAGTTGCATGTAGTAAGATAACTCCTTCTTATTTAACTAGAACTAGTACTTGTACTTAGATTATTCAGATCTACTTAGAACTTTATCATtccgacctgtacttagcttgtgagAGCAGAAACGTACAATGAAGGTCTTCTttattcatgcattcattcatttattaacCTACACGTTTAAAGCGCGTGCGGTAATATTTGCTATACACGGTTCCGGCAAGGTGGTATTGTGGTTGGTCACTCCCATACGTTCACAGctataaatgttttttttgttgcattCGTATGTTTGGCAtgcacctatttttttttacaccgtAGCAGATGCTACAGGTGATGTAATGCAGAAAACATATCTTTTGCCATGGAATTGTGGAATAGGTCATTAATGTCGTTGGCTTTTATGGTCTGCGGTAACTTGGGGGTCGCCGAGTAGATGTTGAGTTATGTGTTGTTTTAACGTCCTGTGTCTTGTTGCTTGACACATaaagctgttgttgttatttagTTAAGACTTCAAACAGATATTAGGCTgatgttaggctccggcttcCTACACTGCATTGATTACCGCcaacttataaacaataaacaaacttttTCCAGTGTAAACGGACGTCGTCACAGCGAAGttactgtaaaatgtatgttttacagtAAACAGATCCAGCATGAAAGCGCTCAAACTCAACTCAAAGATCAAGGCACTTCTGTGGGACGAGATAGCCCACCATCGTGAGAACCTCGATCGCGAGAATCCGCGAGACTTCATCGACCTCCTCCTTCTCCAGCTGGAGCAGCATGAAAAGGTGGACAACCTGACGGAGGAGAATGTCATGCACATAACCCATAACATCTTCTTCGCTGGGATGGAGACAACCACCAACACTTTGCTGTGGAGCCTCCTCTACATGACTTTGAACCCAGGCGTACAAAAGAAGGTAATTACCTTTGATGTTTGTTAGAAACAAAACACTTTTCATAATCAGTAGATTTTTTgtaaatagaattttcatcaagcagtgactactttttaaaggttaaCACACGTACAAAATTTCGATGGCTCTCAGTCCATTCTTGCTCACGGAGTGGTCCATGCTATTCACAACATATTTAacgtcacatacatgtatctatagacACCATAGTCTTAAACTCTGCATCCAGGAAAGGTTAATTCTGCACttcatttctgtaaaaaaaaataacggtTCTTGTGGGAGACCAATGTGCAAATGTTGGCACAACatagtgtgtttttggcacacaaaAAGACAGATTAGCcggaggctcggtgggcgtcactccaccgtaagGGAAAGTCATGCCTTTCCCGAGGGCACATCGTTGGGGCATGTTGGGTATCGAACTTGGGACCTttcgattccgagccgaacgctcaaACAGTTACGCCACACTACCCATTTCAACCATGTAATCAATCTCTCTCTAAGTCTAAGCTTCTTGATATAATCAACGTTAACAGTGATGCTTGTCCACACAGGTACAGCAGGAGCTTGATGCCGTCATTGGTGAGAGTCTGCCCGCCCTGTCTCACCGTCCCCAGCTGCCCTACGTGAATGCCTGCCTACAGGAGGTCATGAGGATCCGCACTCTTCTTCCCTTGAACGTTCCACATGCCACCACGcaggaggtcaaagttcaggGGTTTGACATCCCCAAAGGCATTAAGGTATGCAAAGTTCAGTATTACTTTGGTGGCACTGTTGCAGAGATAATTACCTGGACCTATGTGACGAGGAAGAAGAGACTGCGGAATACACAACAAGGGCGAAGTACAAACAgccacacacaaactcacatgCACtggaacacacacatacacacacaccacaaacgcacacacacaccacatacacagtgacacacacagtgacgcacacaaacacagtgacgcacacacacacagtgacacacacaaacacacgcagtGTGACTTCAAATGATACAGGCATCATTACGAGGCGTTACTGCCGTGACTTCTATCCAGGTCCAAGTACAAATCTACTGAAAGGTTTACTGCATAGCTACAAGTTATCTGATTCTCGACCCTTGACCGCACGTTTACTTTTTGATCCAGGTATTTCCTAACCTGTACTCTGTCCACATGGACCCCGCCTACTGGCCTGACCCGGACCGGTTTGACCCCGAAAGGTTTCTGGACGCGGAAGGGAACGTTATCGACAAGCCTGAGTCTTTCCTGCCCTTCTCTGGAGGTAAGGGTTAAGCTTGGTTCCCGGTCGGGTAATtctcggaaacgaaaaatatgatttaataTGCATCAAATCGCACAGAACGTTAGAAAAATATTCATGAGCAAAATTTGCGTATATTTCTTGATACACACTTTTATtcttcgtttccgcaaacatcccggctggcccccggtttggaaatgggacttAAACCTAGGAGATATCATTATTTGGATACAGTAATGATAACACACGGTCGTATTTGGCATACGCCTGATCTCAAGCCGGTACCTCACTGGATTGCGGTACAGTGGCAGTACGTTGGGGCTTTGGGTAGATTGGCGGTTAGTTCGTGCCCATTGGTGCCTATTGCAGGATTGGCTCCCAACTTTGCTGTACGCGGATGGTATGGTCACGGCATGGTAGCTGAGGCCTTTTCCCAACTTGCGAtattttttaacttttaaaCAAACATCGCCTTTATAACCTGGTACTTTGCCGTTCGTTGGCGCCTGTTACCGGCGCCGCGACGCCTGTTTGCGGTAAGGTGACTGTTCCAAAACATAACGGTAGAGGGAGGTGGAAAAGGCTGGAAGGCTGGATtggaggggtgggggtggttaTCTGGTAGGGTTCAAGCATCTGGATTTGGAACTAGGAAGGGTTTGAGCCAATTTGGATTGGGAACCAGGAAGGGGTTTGAGCCAATTTGGATTGGGAACTAGGCTAGGGAGAGTTTGAGCTATTTTGGATTGGGAACCAGGAAGGGGTTTGAGAAATTTCTGGATTGGAACTAGGGTAGGGACAAAACTGGAATTTTTTCACTTcttccacccccacccccctccacttttatttttttggaaCGGCCCATTATATTGGCGGTGTCAAACACCAACCGTCAGggtactactctccaagcagaggatagGCTCCGaccgcgagacataaagaaaatgctacaaaataTAAAGTCAGATAAAAACGCcttaaaaatgtacaaaacttaAAAATGTACAACCGGAGCCGCTGAAAGATGTCTGGAGAGTACCACGGTACCACAGTCAAGTTAGACACCCCCTTtagattgatgatgatgatgattggtttattggAAATGAAGATCGAAATCTGGCAGCCCAAAGGCTGAATTATGTATCATCTTACAGAAATCACAATCTCAGTCATTAAGTTAAAACTACAGTGTAAAATGCAAAGGAAACAAGTAAAAGTATCGTTTTAAAATCGTACGGTCACAGATAAAATCAAGTAGAAATATATCTCTGCTCTTTGCTGTTTCCAGATAATCCAACAAACTATTCAAAGGCGTCACAATCATGAATTGCTGTAGGTTGATGGCATGGTTACTGCATGGTGACCCTTTAGCTATAGAGTTTCTAGTCTAGTGTTCACTCTATTCTCCTGCAGGCCGGCGCGTGTGCATTGGTGAAAAGCTGGCCAGGATGGAGCTTTTCCTGTTCTTCTCGACCCTGCTGCAGTCCTTCACCTTCAAGGCGCCAGAGGGCGCTCCTCCGACCGACGGCGTCGTTGGGATAACCTGGGGTCCGCATCCGTTCAAGCTCTGTGCCATTCGGCGTTAGCTTAACACTAgatcacctttattcgcggcaTAAACGATATACGTTGTACCTAAAacggtattttgggatatcaagtcggaagacggcggtttcaaattgcattttattCAAATATTGCAGTTGGAAACCACCGTcgttcaacttgatatcccaaagtAGTCTGGATTTAAGTACTTTGGATATAGGTttccccgcgaataaaggtgaatacCCTGAATTATCCGGACCAGGAGCATTTAATGATTTCCTTTTATCAAACATTGATATTTTTCAATGGAAATTTACAGGGTGGTAGAACCTGCTCAGAACATTACAAAAATATTGATTGACCGGACGTTGAACTGTACCTTACACTTTGGCCCCCTTGTATGCAATGTAACTAAAGGTCTCCAAGGTCGTGGGGCCACTACATGGTTGGATGATGTAATCCACTTATGAATCCTTctacaatagaagccagttaatctCACCACGGATAATTGCACACTGTTAATTTCATGGTATCTTCAAATCCCAAACCAGCTGGAAAACCTCGCCTTGTTGCACCACCAGGATAATTGCAAAAAACGCACTGGCAAATGcggagtgcaattaaacggcttctactctACGATAAGTTAAAATGTTTAAACAAACATTCATTGATCAAGTTGGGCAACAGGCCTTAAATAGAATCGTGGCCCATTCTATACTGTACACAGTGGATAGTGTGGGAACAGTCTGTTGTATTTGTTTTAGTGGTGACAAAGAAAGTAACTCAATGACAATGGTTGGAGTATGCCGCCACCAAGTGTTGTAAATAAATGATGAGATAAAAACGTTCAACTGAGCCGAGAGCTAAAACTTGTACAGAACATTTAAACACCG contains the following coding sequences:
- the LOC118419304 gene encoding cytochrome P450 2J2-like; protein product: MSSALPTLYDMADLWARIQAQKASLLRDLEPKHLLNELLQHGVLDDDEHERVKRAGVTRKDRTEALLDVLKGKEVEELAAFMQLLDRLYPHLAEQIRTAEKEKVEKVIPTPRNCRFESSTRDSLTVAWDQIEAVPGGSVEVAIFAHGNDQEPVQRREVGCDQTDVRMGGLGAGTKYDARVRVGVGELRGKEVTIEAKTESFWSYVSWKPLVIACVVLVIAILLQMALVKSTDRRCLYPKDIMDTTVQNRPNLFGREEDIANLTTVLENKGRVPVLGHLLALGRAPHLQLTVWRRQYGDVFTVRMGMEDVVVLNGYTAVKDALVDRSELFASRPQNYLLDTIVGCGKDIMSARWGTAVKQRRRFSITALKSLGMKIGTGSIEEKIKEEASYLRNKIVEYDGQAFDISNDVNVAVANIICSMVFGKRYDYGDKTFRELSESVSNVIAAMQGQIVTVFPLLRFVPGVNRSSMKALKLNSKIKALLWDEIAHHRENLDRENPRDFIDLLLLQLEQHEKVDNLTEENVMHITHNIFFAGMETTTNTLLWSLLYMTLNPGVQKKVQQELDAVIGESLPALSHRPQLPYVNACLQEVMRIRTLLPLNVPHATTQEVKVQGFDIPKGIKVQVQIY
- the LOC118419880 gene encoding cytochrome P450 2D9-like, coding for MDPAYWPDPDRFDPERFLDAEGNVIDKPESFLPFSGGRRVCIGEKLARMELFLFFSTLLQSFTFKAPEGAPPTDGVVGITWGPHPFKLCAIRR